A window of Streptomyces sp. SAI-127 contains these coding sequences:
- a CDS encoding cupin domain-containing protein: protein MTNPHAIKPVRRIVTGHTADGRSTVISDGPAPNVFVSDSVKGFGAIVPWQTEPGDVSNDGNQDAASADVQVPMHPKPGGTVFRIASFPPDSAYTDAAADSLFDDIDGEHARDAAQHTVGGRHFWFHRTDSLDYALVLEGEIWLLTDEGETLARAGDVIIQRGTSHAWSNRSDTTCRVAFVLIGALPVDTAVS, encoded by the coding sequence ATGACCAACCCGCACGCCATCAAGCCGGTACGGCGCATCGTCACAGGCCACACCGCCGACGGCCGCTCCACCGTCATCAGCGACGGCCCGGCTCCCAACGTCTTCGTGTCCGACTCCGTCAAAGGGTTCGGCGCGATCGTCCCCTGGCAGACCGAACCGGGCGACGTCAGCAACGACGGCAACCAGGACGCGGCCTCCGCCGACGTCCAGGTGCCGATGCACCCCAAGCCCGGAGGAACGGTCTTCCGGATCGCGAGCTTCCCGCCCGACAGCGCCTACACCGACGCCGCCGCCGACTCCCTCTTCGACGACATCGACGGCGAACACGCCCGCGACGCCGCCCAACACACCGTCGGCGGCCGCCACTTCTGGTTCCACCGCACCGACAGCCTGGACTACGCCCTTGTCCTCGAGGGCGAGATATGGCTGCTGACGGACGAGGGAGAGACCCTCGCCAGGGCCGGTGACGTGATCATCCAGCGAGGCACCAGCCACGCCTGGTCCAACCGCAGTGACACGACCTGTCGCGTGGCCTTCGTCCTCATCGGTGCCCTGCCCGTCGACACCGCGGTCTCATGA
- a CDS encoding fumarylacetoacetate hydrolase family protein, translating into MKLGRISVPSPDGDQIRIVAVLPDEGRVIDLARAYALGRQAQYATPDAARRLAAAHFPSSMAAAIAAGSAFLDAAHWAVDQAADDASLPIDGLSWVAAVDPPVIRDGLTFPAHMKGFHDRVGGGLPNPQLFKTPGYFKGSTGVVYGHDEEIPYPSYSEYVDYELEMGLIVGAAGSNLTPDAARAHLFGVTIFNDFSARDIQGYEMAMSMGPQKCKDYAYGIGPWITTVDELPSTDGLKGVVRVNGEVWSETTAEGMIYTPEEMLAYVSINDRLQPGDLIGSGTLPNGSGLELDRRLSLGDVIELELEGVGVLRNRLSAEPDKAPWWPEPRPYPFGTPAN; encoded by the coding sequence ATGAAGCTCGGTCGGATCTCAGTACCTTCTCCCGACGGCGACCAGATCAGGATCGTCGCCGTGCTGCCCGACGAGGGCAGGGTCATCGACCTGGCCAGGGCCTACGCCCTGGGCAGGCAGGCGCAATACGCGACGCCGGACGCGGCCCGCCGACTGGCCGCGGCCCACTTCCCGTCGAGCATGGCCGCCGCCATCGCCGCCGGGTCGGCGTTCCTCGACGCCGCCCACTGGGCCGTGGACCAGGCCGCCGACGACGCCTCACTGCCGATCGACGGTCTGTCCTGGGTGGCGGCCGTCGACCCGCCGGTCATCCGCGACGGACTGACCTTCCCGGCACACATGAAGGGATTCCACGACAGGGTGGGCGGCGGACTGCCCAACCCTCAGCTGTTCAAGACGCCCGGCTACTTCAAGGGATCCACCGGAGTGGTCTACGGCCACGACGAGGAGATCCCCTACCCGAGCTACTCCGAATACGTCGACTACGAACTGGAGATGGGCCTCATCGTCGGAGCCGCGGGCAGCAACCTGACCCCCGACGCCGCCCGCGCCCACCTGTTCGGCGTCACGATCTTCAACGACTTCAGCGCGCGCGACATCCAGGGCTACGAGATGGCCATGAGCATGGGCCCGCAGAAGTGCAAGGACTACGCGTACGGCATCGGTCCGTGGATCACGACCGTCGACGAGCTGCCCTCCACCGACGGGCTCAAGGGCGTCGTCCGCGTCAACGGTGAGGTCTGGAGTGAGACCACTGCCGAGGGAATGATCTACACGCCGGAAGAAATGCTCGCCTACGTCTCCATCAACGACAGGCTTCAGCCCGGCGACCTGATCGGCTCCGGCACCCTGCCCAACGGTTCCGGCCTGGAGCTCGACCGGCGGCTGTCGCTCGGAGACGTCATCGAACTCGAACTGGAAGGCGTCGGTGTCCTGCGCAACCGACTGAGCGCCGAGCCGGACAAGGCCCCCTGGTGGCCCGAGCCCCGCCCGTACCCCTTCGGTACGCCGGCGAACTGA
- a CDS encoding TetR/AcrR family transcriptional regulator, which translates to MAVRSELSRRAILDATMDLLVRDGRRATTVQKLTMEAIAKRAKVSKATIYRWWPNKAAVVIDAFMENHLAHTRIPEGVPVRDALLAHLKSLISRYAGPQGKLVAQIIAEGQYDPETMANFRERFWQERAAAVEKLMRRGIDEGVFRSDLDPKSAAQLFYAPIYFHLLFGVSPLDDALAEQLVELGIRGLEAHPSPDGES; encoded by the coding sequence GTGGCTGTACGAAGCGAATTGAGTCGTCGCGCGATCCTCGACGCGACCATGGACCTCCTTGTGCGCGACGGCCGGCGCGCCACCACGGTGCAGAAGCTGACCATGGAGGCGATCGCCAAGCGGGCCAAGGTCAGCAAGGCGACGATCTACCGGTGGTGGCCGAACAAGGCCGCGGTCGTCATCGACGCCTTCATGGAGAACCACCTGGCGCACACCCGCATCCCCGAAGGGGTACCGGTGCGCGACGCCCTCCTGGCGCACCTCAAGTCGCTGATCTCCCGCTACGCCGGCCCGCAGGGCAAGCTGGTCGCCCAGATCATCGCCGAGGGGCAGTACGACCCCGAGACGATGGCCAACTTCCGCGAGCGCTTCTGGCAGGAGCGCGCCGCGGCCGTCGAGAAGCTGATGCGCAGAGGAATCGACGAAGGCGTCTTCCGGTCCGACCTCGATCCGAAGTCGGCAGCCCAGTTGTTCTACGCACCGATCTACTTCCATCTCCTGTTCGGCGTCAGCCCGCTCGACGACGCGCTCGCGGAACAGCTCGTGGAACTGGGGATCCGCGGTCTGGAAGCCCATCCCTCGCCGGACGGCGAATCCTGA
- a CDS encoding VOC family protein — protein sequence MHDQPITHLRHVDIAVQDYDKQVAFYEQQWGLTKAGTDGDVTYFAAEGSPEQYVVRVRRSQDKRLDLVSFGAADRAAVDGLATRLATDGVKLVSEPDTLQTPGGGYGFRFFDVEGRTVEISAEVAARTHRKVEEREDIPVRLSHVVLNSPEPERMMAFYEKYLDFRLTDTNVHPQLGGIMWFLRCNPQHHSIAIARCPHVSLHHASFEMRGLEEYMRGSGRLMRDGVHKVWGPGRHRAGDNTFTYFHDPNGNTMEYTTELEILDEDTWHPHLYSTDDPETSDVWGTSNPMNEFVSKEMFNDPDRGLFIPPPV from the coding sequence ATGCACGACCAACCCATCACCCACCTTCGGCACGTCGACATCGCCGTTCAGGACTACGACAAGCAGGTCGCCTTCTACGAGCAGCAATGGGGGCTGACCAAGGCCGGCACCGACGGCGATGTCACGTACTTCGCCGCCGAGGGCTCGCCCGAGCAGTACGTCGTCCGGGTCCGCCGCTCCCAGGACAAGCGCCTCGACCTGGTCTCCTTCGGCGCCGCCGACCGCGCTGCCGTGGACGGCCTCGCCACCCGCCTCGCCACCGACGGCGTGAAGCTGGTCAGCGAGCCGGACACACTCCAGACGCCCGGCGGCGGCTACGGCTTCCGGTTCTTCGACGTGGAGGGGCGCACCGTCGAGATCTCCGCGGAGGTCGCCGCCCGCACCCACCGCAAGGTCGAGGAGCGCGAGGACATCCCGGTGCGGCTGTCCCACGTCGTCCTCAATTCCCCCGAGCCCGAGCGCATGATGGCCTTCTACGAGAAGTACCTGGACTTCCGGCTCACCGACACCAACGTGCACCCGCAGCTCGGCGGGATCATGTGGTTCCTGCGCTGCAACCCGCAGCACCACAGCATCGCGATCGCCCGCTGTCCCCATGTCTCGCTGCACCACGCGTCGTTCGAGATGCGCGGCCTGGAGGAGTACATGCGCGGCAGCGGCCGCCTCATGCGCGACGGAGTCCACAAGGTATGGGGGCCGGGCCGGCACCGTGCCGGCGACAACACCTTCACGTACTTCCATGACCCCAACGGCAACACCATGGAGTACACCACGGAGCTGGAGATCCTCGACGAGGACACCTGGCACCCCCACCTGTACAGCACCGATGACCCGGAGACCTCGGACGTGTGGGGGACTTCCAACCCGATGAACGAGTTCGTGTCCAAGGAGATGTTCAACGACCCGGACCGGGGATTGTTCATCCCACCGCCGGTGTGA
- a CDS encoding bifunctional 3-(3-hydroxy-phenyl)propionate/3-hydroxycinnamic acid hydroxylase → MSQDCEVIVVGGGPVGVMALALLGHAGVRAVGIERESELWEQARAVHFDGETVRSFQSMGLGEELSARIKPMCDYRMENEAGETLVAHATGQMGPQAWHSEVLFHQPEIDALLRAEVERLADVELRLGTTLLDIQQGDGSVHCTVRTPDGTTQTLTARWVIACDGATSTVRRTLGISGENLGTDDPWLVVDGHLRGTAGIKGDMVFLGRHTRPALWIRLPGDRVRMEFKVLPEDDREEIATPAGIARLSRGVLSPQNFEPDRIAVYTFRARLATSWRVGNVFLAGDAAHLAPPLFGQGLCAGLRDVANLVWKIRLVSRGRASESLLDTYESERKDHARYWVQQAATMAGLVQTTDPVLAAQRDAHIRANPADGYPPAPALGPGVHTCPADPHAGRISMQPMLPDGTRLDDLVGRRFLLAATPELTAGLPDPVRKALEEEPEVAVLTSPQHVGQLLTSVEASAVLVRPDRYVLGTAHTPEELEALLRLLPLAGAPEPRREMSPPQQENTLQA, encoded by the coding sequence GTGTCACAGGACTGCGAAGTCATCGTTGTGGGTGGTGGACCCGTCGGGGTGATGGCCCTTGCTTTGCTGGGCCATGCCGGTGTACGGGCCGTGGGGATCGAACGCGAGTCCGAGTTGTGGGAACAGGCGCGGGCCGTGCACTTCGACGGTGAGACCGTGCGTTCCTTCCAGTCCATGGGGCTGGGCGAGGAACTCTCCGCCCGGATCAAGCCGATGTGCGACTACCGCATGGAGAACGAGGCCGGCGAAACTCTGGTGGCCCATGCCACGGGGCAGATGGGACCTCAGGCATGGCACTCGGAGGTCCTGTTCCACCAGCCTGAGATCGACGCGCTGCTGCGCGCCGAAGTCGAGCGGCTCGCCGATGTGGAACTCCGGCTCGGCACCACGCTGCTGGACATCCAGCAAGGTGACGGCTCAGTCCACTGCACCGTCCGTACACCCGACGGAACGACACAGACGCTCACCGCGCGATGGGTCATCGCCTGTGACGGTGCCACCTCGACCGTCAGGCGCACGCTCGGGATATCCGGCGAGAACCTCGGCACCGACGATCCGTGGCTCGTCGTCGACGGACACCTGCGCGGGACGGCAGGCATCAAGGGTGACATGGTCTTCCTCGGCCGGCACACCCGTCCCGCGCTCTGGATCAGGCTCCCCGGTGACCGGGTGCGCATGGAGTTCAAAGTCCTCCCCGAGGACGACCGGGAGGAGATCGCCACACCGGCGGGCATCGCCCGGTTGAGCCGAGGGGTTCTCTCACCGCAGAACTTCGAGCCCGACCGCATCGCCGTTTACACCTTCCGCGCGCGGTTGGCCACGTCGTGGCGGGTCGGCAATGTGTTCCTCGCGGGCGACGCCGCTCACCTGGCGCCTCCGCTGTTCGGCCAGGGGCTGTGCGCCGGCCTGCGTGACGTGGCCAACCTGGTGTGGAAGATCCGGCTCGTCTCGCGTGGCAGAGCCTCCGAGTCCCTGCTCGACACCTACGAGTCCGAACGCAAGGACCACGCCAGGTACTGGGTCCAGCAGGCGGCGACGATGGCCGGCCTCGTCCAGACCACCGACCCTGTGTTGGCCGCCCAGCGGGATGCGCACATCCGTGCCAACCCGGCCGACGGCTACCCGCCGGCACCCGCCCTGGGCCCGGGTGTGCACACGTGCCCGGCCGACCCCCACGCCGGACGTATTTCGATGCAGCCGATGCTGCCCGACGGGACACGGCTCGACGACCTCGTGGGACGCCGGTTCCTGCTCGCGGCCACGCCCGAACTGACGGCCGGGCTGCCCGATCCCGTACGCAAGGCGCTGGAGGAGGAGCCCGAGGTGGCCGTACTGACCTCCCCGCAGCACGTCGGCCAACTGCTCACCTCGGTCGAGGCCTCCGCCGTCCTGGTCCGTCCTGACCGCTATGTGCTCGGGACGGCACACACCCCCGAAGAGCTCGAAGCACTGCTCCGACTCCTGCCTCTCGCAGGCGCCCCGGAACCCCGGCGCGAGATGAGCCCGCCGCAGCAGGAGAACACCCTGCAGGCCTGA
- a CDS encoding hotdog fold thioesterase codes for MTPDRFASDGRRDDAERATDGQVAKSVRHLLSEDRTCELLGIQVESAADGRARARMRVRPDMVNGHAIVHGGLVFALADTTFACAVNSFGPPVVTASADITFWRPGHLGDDLIAEAVTRSWQGRSVICEVTVRRGDEVIGEFSGRGAQIALADGVPSAGSNPVPGSLSGRAGHEEHRARPAGAETDAVDGPAVPGRTPGR; via the coding sequence ATGACGCCCGACCGGTTCGCGTCCGACGGCCGTCGTGATGACGCGGAGCGCGCCACGGACGGGCAGGTGGCGAAGAGCGTGCGTCATCTGCTCAGCGAGGACCGTACCTGCGAACTCCTGGGTATACAGGTCGAGTCGGCGGCCGACGGTCGGGCGCGCGCACGGATGCGGGTCCGGCCGGACATGGTCAACGGGCACGCGATCGTGCATGGCGGGCTCGTGTTCGCTCTGGCCGACACCACCTTCGCCTGCGCCGTCAACAGCTTCGGCCCGCCGGTCGTCACGGCGAGCGCGGACATCACGTTTTGGCGCCCCGGCCACCTCGGCGACGATCTGATCGCCGAAGCGGTGACCCGCTCCTGGCAGGGGCGCTCAGTGATCTGTGAGGTCACGGTGCGGCGCGGTGACGAGGTCATCGGCGAGTTCAGCGGTCGGGGGGCGCAGATCGCCCTGGCGGACGGGGTGCCGTCGGCGGGGAGCAATCCGGTCCCGGGCAGCCTGTCCGGACGAGCCGGCCATGAGGAGCACCGCGCCCGTCCGGCGGGCGCGGAGACCGACGCGGTGGACGGACCCGCCGTGCCAGGGCGCACGCCGGGCCGCTAG
- a CDS encoding ABC transporter substrate-binding protein, which produces MTACFRQAVFVPPPVCVVAHELGFFAHVGLEVETVLIESSTDQRDRLLTDDVDAGVTAIDNLIVWNSGGGDLRVVAQIESTTPLRLVAQPSVRGLEDLRGATLGVDAPDNGFAVLLRHLLGHHGLPPGAYEFEPVGGVRERFEALRSRSIDAAWLGPPLDELAQQEGFVSLLAVEDEVPDFPGQGVVAGPVTGQAGREKLSLYLTALDAARKWLHATEDEQILDVLTRGGYGPASARAALRTRPVSLAPARAGLECVLTMRDKLGMMPDRAPGADDLYDGRPLGLELRP; this is translated from the coding sequence ATGACGGCGTGCTTTCGACAGGCGGTGTTCGTTCCGCCACCCGTGTGTGTCGTTGCCCACGAGCTGGGTTTCTTCGCCCACGTCGGCCTTGAGGTCGAGACCGTGCTGATCGAGTCGTCGACGGACCAGCGTGACCGACTCCTGACCGACGACGTCGATGCGGGCGTCACGGCCATCGACAACCTGATCGTGTGGAACTCCGGCGGAGGCGACCTGCGAGTCGTCGCCCAGATCGAGTCGACGACGCCGCTCCGCCTGGTCGCGCAGCCCTCGGTGAGGGGGCTGGAAGACCTGCGGGGCGCAACACTCGGCGTCGACGCGCCGGACAACGGCTTCGCCGTCCTGCTTCGTCATCTCCTCGGTCACCATGGCCTCCCGCCCGGTGCGTACGAGTTCGAGCCGGTGGGCGGAGTGCGCGAGCGCTTCGAGGCCCTGCGCTCACGGTCGATCGACGCGGCGTGGCTGGGGCCGCCGCTGGACGAGCTGGCGCAACAGGAGGGGTTCGTCTCGCTGCTCGCGGTCGAGGACGAGGTGCCGGACTTCCCTGGGCAGGGCGTTGTGGCCGGTCCCGTGACGGGGCAGGCGGGGCGGGAAAAGCTCTCTCTCTACCTCACGGCCCTCGATGCGGCACGGAAGTGGCTGCACGCCACTGAGGACGAACAGATCCTGGACGTGCTGACGAGAGGCGGCTACGGGCCGGCCTCGGCGCGGGCCGCGCTGCGCACCCGCCCCGTTTCGCTGGCTCCTGCTCGTGCCGGTCTGGAGTGCGTCCTGACGATGCGCGACAAGCTCGGCATGATGCCCGACCGGGCGCCTGGTGCCGATGACCTGTACGACGGCCGCCCGCTCGGTCTGGAGCTGCGTCCATGA
- a CDS encoding acetyl-CoA C-acetyltransferase: MPEAVVVAAARTPIGRAFKGSLKDVRPDDLAVTAVRAALGQLPGLDPTQIDDLHLGCAEPSGEHGANIARRVAVQLGLDEVPGTTVNRFCSSSLQTARMAFHAIKAGEGHVFVSAGVECVSRYRHFGPTGADADDVLNPAFEQARDRTAEEARTNGLWTDPRSDGLLPDVYIGMGQTAENVAGLSKISRQEQDHYALRSQQLYAKAAESGVHAREITPVRRPDGTVIATDDSPRPGTTYEALEGLQPAFRPGGSVTAGNSCPLNDGAAAVVIMSDVRARELGITPLARIVATGVSGLSPEIMGLGPVEATRRALAHAGLSIGDIDLFEMNEAFAVQVIASQRELRIPLERLNVHGGAIALGHPFGATGARIMTTLINGLRTRDAQWGVETMCVGGGQGMAMVLERLS, encoded by the coding sequence ATGCCTGAAGCCGTCGTAGTCGCTGCCGCCCGCACGCCCATCGGGCGCGCTTTCAAGGGTTCCCTGAAGGATGTCCGCCCCGACGACCTCGCGGTGACGGCGGTCCGCGCGGCCCTCGGCCAGCTACCCGGACTGGACCCGACACAGATAGATGACCTGCATCTCGGCTGCGCCGAGCCGAGCGGCGAGCACGGTGCCAACATCGCCCGGCGGGTGGCCGTACAGCTGGGGCTCGACGAGGTGCCCGGCACCACGGTCAACCGTTTCTGCTCGTCCTCCTTGCAGACCGCCCGGATGGCCTTCCACGCCATCAAGGCAGGAGAAGGCCACGTCTTCGTCAGCGCGGGTGTCGAGTGCGTCTCCCGCTACCGGCACTTCGGGCCCACCGGAGCGGATGCCGACGACGTCTTGAACCCGGCATTCGAGCAGGCCAGGGACCGTACCGCGGAGGAAGCTCGAACCAACGGCCTGTGGACCGATCCCCGCTCCGACGGCCTGCTGCCCGACGTCTACATCGGCATGGGGCAGACCGCGGAGAACGTCGCGGGCCTTTCCAAGATCAGCCGCCAGGAGCAGGATCACTACGCCCTGCGCAGCCAGCAGCTGTACGCCAAGGCCGCCGAGTCCGGGGTCCACGCCCGGGAGATCACCCCTGTCCGAAGGCCCGACGGCACGGTGATCGCGACCGACGACAGCCCGCGCCCCGGCACGACGTACGAGGCGCTGGAAGGCCTCCAGCCGGCCTTCCGGCCAGGCGGCTCGGTCACCGCAGGAAACTCCTGCCCGCTGAACGACGGAGCCGCCGCCGTGGTCATCATGAGCGACGTCAGGGCGCGAGAGCTCGGCATCACTCCCCTGGCCAGGATCGTGGCCACCGGTGTGTCCGGCCTCTCCCCGGAGATCATGGGCCTGGGGCCGGTCGAGGCCACACGGCGGGCCCTCGCGCACGCCGGCCTGTCGATCGGGGACATCGACCTGTTCGAGATGAACGAGGCGTTCGCCGTTCAGGTCATCGCCTCTCAGCGCGAACTCCGCATTCCACTGGAAAGGCTCAACGTGCACGGTGGGGCCATCGCGCTGGGGCATCCGTTCGGTGCGACCGGCGCCCGCATCATGACCACGTTGATCAACGGTCTGCGTACGCGCGACGCGCAGTGGGGCGTGGAGACCATGTGCGTCGGAGGCGGACAGGGCATGGCCATGGTGCTCGAACGCCTCAGCTGA
- a CDS encoding AbgT family transporter gives MSSPSLTGLPTPEGGTPDRERRGVLDRVLALIERAGNALPNPIVLFAALFLLLGAVSTALALAHVAVDVPGTDDTKAITGLFTSEGLRWLVENLIPNFATFPPIGAVLVLIMVVGLCERTGLLEAAMRATLARVPRATLPYAVALIASQAHMMSDVAAIVLPPLAALVFKNAGRHPAAGLIGGFACVTAGYAAGFTIGSLDALYVGITQQAAAVLPAADGLDIHLLINYFFTASSSIALALLGGFLISRVLEPRLGPYESADDEPAGQDVRLTPVQRRGLLLTGIVVVVYLGAVLALWLPPGAPLRGDGGAYVPSPLLSGIVPVLFGAFLLAGLTYGITVKTLTSTEDAVTAVTDSVKTMSGYIVMMFVAAQVIALFTWSNVAVLLAVKAAAVFNSLGVTGFWAIMAFVLLVACLNLFILSGSALWSLVGPVFIPAFMLMGMSPALSQAAFRIGDSATGVLTPMNPYVFLVLAMLREYEPEARLGTLISRLAIFAGPFLALWLAILGIFYGFDLPLGPGAHIGVR, from the coding sequence ATGTCCTCCCCCTCGTTGACCGGCCTCCCCACCCCAGAAGGCGGGACCCCGGACAGGGAACGGCGCGGCGTCCTCGACCGCGTCCTCGCGCTCATCGAGCGGGCGGGCAACGCTCTGCCCAACCCGATCGTGCTGTTCGCCGCCCTCTTCCTCCTGCTGGGCGCCGTCTCCACCGCCCTCGCTCTCGCCCATGTCGCCGTGGACGTCCCCGGCACCGACGACACCAAGGCGATCACCGGCCTGTTCACCAGCGAGGGGCTGCGCTGGCTGGTGGAGAACCTGATCCCCAACTTCGCGACGTTCCCGCCGATCGGCGCCGTGCTCGTCCTGATCATGGTGGTCGGACTATGCGAGCGGACCGGTCTGCTGGAGGCCGCGATGCGGGCGACCCTGGCCAGGGTCCCGCGCGCCACGCTGCCGTATGCCGTTGCCCTCATCGCCAGTCAGGCGCACATGATGAGCGATGTCGCCGCCATCGTGCTCCCGCCGCTGGCGGCCCTGGTCTTCAAGAACGCCGGACGTCATCCGGCGGCAGGCCTGATCGGCGGCTTCGCCTGTGTCACCGCGGGCTACGCAGCCGGGTTCACCATCGGTTCCCTCGACGCCCTCTACGTGGGCATCACCCAGCAGGCGGCCGCGGTGCTCCCGGCGGCCGACGGGCTCGACATACATCTGCTCATCAACTACTTCTTCACCGCGTCGAGCAGCATCGCGCTCGCGCTGCTGGGCGGATTCCTCATCAGCCGCGTCCTGGAGCCGCGCCTCGGCCCGTACGAGTCGGCCGACGACGAGCCGGCCGGGCAGGACGTACGCCTCACCCCCGTCCAGCGCCGGGGCCTGCTGCTGACGGGCATCGTCGTCGTGGTCTATCTGGGTGCGGTTCTCGCCCTGTGGCTGCCGCCGGGGGCGCCCCTGCGCGGCGATGGCGGCGCCTATGTGCCTTCGCCGCTGCTCAGCGGCATCGTTCCGGTCCTCTTCGGCGCGTTCCTGCTGGCGGGGCTGACGTACGGGATCACCGTCAAGACGCTCACCAGCACCGAGGACGCGGTCACCGCTGTGACCGACTCGGTGAAGACCATGTCCGGCTACATCGTCATGATGTTCGTCGCCGCGCAGGTCATCGCGCTGTTCACCTGGTCCAATGTCGCGGTGCTGCTGGCCGTGAAGGCCGCCGCGGTGTTCAACTCGCTGGGCGTGACGGGCTTCTGGGCGATCATGGCGTTCGTCCTGCTCGTCGCCTGCCTCAACCTCTTCATCCTCTCCGGTTCCGCCCTGTGGTCGCTGGTGGGTCCGGTCTTCATTCCGGCGTTCATGCTCATGGGCATGAGCCCGGCACTCAGCCAGGCCGCCTTCCGTATCGGCGACTCCGCGACCGGCGTCCTGACACCCATGAACCCGTACGTGTTCCTAGTTCTGGCGATGCTCCGCGAGTACGAACCCGAAGCCAGGCTCGGCACCCTCATCTCCCGGCTGGCCATATTCGCCGGACCGTTTCTGGCGCTGTGGCTGGCGATCCTGGGGATCTTCTACGGGTTCGACCTGCCGCTCGGGCCCGGTGCCCACATCGGGGTCAGGTGA
- a CDS encoding amidohydrolase family protein has product MTDATTGTATDVTARETSRTPLRIHHARLIDGTGVAPVNDAVLVTDAEGAITYAGPAAAAPPATEAVRTIDAGGRTVLPGFFDCHVHLAYAQGSPPGRRAELDPVLVTLDTAARLRQTIDAGITTARDLGGLSAGYRTAVETGRIVGPRLHTAVRIISHTGGHADVRLPDGTDLSAGMSEIADTSDEARLAVRRVLREGADLVKICATGGMGSPYDQPDDEGLLEEEIRAVVDEARRHGDKPVAAHAQGNAGILNALRGGVTSIEHGYGLDERALDLAGERGVFVVPTLSTVYAGINKDTMPPYHYEKKVRWSGITKENIARAIEYGARIALGTDAAVGPHGVNLMELTYLVDLGMDPMAAIVAGTRTSAELLGMADRLGTLTPGRTADLLLCDGDPLTDIGVLGDPANIVCVVQDGVVRKDLLPTAPTGRRP; this is encoded by the coding sequence ATGACGGATGCCACGACCGGTACCGCGACAGATGTCACCGCGCGAGAGACCAGCAGGACCCCTCTGCGTATCCACCATGCCCGGCTCATCGACGGCACGGGTGTCGCCCCCGTGAACGACGCCGTCCTCGTGACCGATGCCGAGGGAGCCATCACCTACGCCGGACCCGCCGCGGCAGCCCCGCCCGCTACCGAGGCCGTCCGGACCATCGACGCCGGGGGCCGTACGGTGCTGCCCGGTTTCTTCGACTGCCACGTCCACCTCGCCTACGCGCAGGGCTCGCCCCCCGGCCGCCGCGCCGAACTCGATCCCGTGCTGGTCACTCTGGACACCGCTGCCCGGCTGCGCCAGACCATCGACGCGGGCATCACCACCGCCCGCGACCTGGGCGGCCTGTCCGCGGGCTACCGCACCGCCGTCGAGACCGGCCGGATCGTGGGCCCACGACTGCACACGGCCGTACGGATCATCAGCCACACCGGCGGTCACGCCGACGTGCGCCTGCCCGACGGCACCGACCTGAGCGCCGGGATGTCCGAGATCGCCGACACCTCCGACGAGGCGCGGCTCGCCGTCCGCCGGGTGCTGCGCGAGGGCGCCGACCTGGTGAAGATCTGCGCCACGGGCGGGATGGGCAGCCCGTACGACCAGCCCGACGACGAGGGCCTGCTGGAGGAGGAGATCCGGGCCGTCGTCGACGAGGCCCGCCGGCACGGCGACAAGCCGGTCGCCGCGCACGCCCAGGGCAACGCCGGCATCCTCAACGCCCTGCGCGGCGGCGTCACCAGCATCGAGCACGGCTACGGCCTGGACGAGCGGGCCCTCGATCTGGCCGGCGAGCGCGGCGTCTTCGTCGTGCCGACCCTGTCCACCGTGTATGCCGGCATCAACAAGGACACGATGCCGCCCTACCACTACGAGAAGAAGGTCCGCTGGTCCGGGATCACCAAGGAGAACATCGCCCGGGCCATCGAGTACGGTGCCCGGATCGCGCTGGGCACGGACGCCGCCGTAGGTCCGCACGGCGTGAACCTGATGGAACTCACCTATCTGGTGGACCTGGGTATGGACCCGATGGCCGCCATCGTCGCCGGCACCCGCACCTCCGCCGAACTCCTCGGCATGGCGGACCGGTTGGGCACCCTCACCCCCGGCCGCACCGCCGACCTGCTCCTCTGCGACGGCGACCCGCTCACGGACATCGGCGTCCTCGGCGATCCCGCGAACATCGTCTGTGTCGTCCAGGACGGCGTGGTCCGCAAGGACCTGCTGCCGACCGCGCCGACTGGAAGGCGGCCCTGA